In Alosa sapidissima isolate fAloSap1 chromosome 4, fAloSap1.pri, whole genome shotgun sequence, the following are encoded in one genomic region:
- the pparg gene encoding peroxisome proliferator-activated receptor gamma codes for MVDTQTLGWSMGFGLTALELEELDNSSHSLDLKPYSMLDYTNLSGMEYDPSLSQGDYAHTDLTHVYNYRQQESQNYIKLEPESPPQYTESSLPFSKLHDDPSTAVLNIECRVCGDKASGFHYGVHACEGCKGFFRRTIRLKLVYDHCDLHCRIHKKSRNKCQYCRFQKCLMVGMSHNAIRFGRMPQAEKEKLLAEVSADMDHMHPESADLRALAKHLYESYLKYFPLTKAKARAILSGKSSDSSPFVIHDMRSLIEGEQYINSQQIRFPLTGPQPDLGLLPGDTVDSVELRFFERCQSRSAEAVREVTEFAKSIPGFMELDLNDQVTLLKYGVIEVLIIMMSPLMNKDGTLIAYGQIFMTREFVKSLRKPFCQMMEPKFEFALKFNTLELDDSDMALFLAVVILSGDRPGLLNVKPIEDLQETVLHSLELQLKMNHPDSLQLFAKLLQKMTDLRQMVSDHVQLLGMIKTSEVDICVHPLLQEIMRDLY; via the exons CCGCTCTGGAGCTGGAGGAACTGGACAACAGCTCCCACTCTCTGGACCTGAAGCCCTACTCCATGCTGGACTACACCAACCTCTCAGGAATGGAGTACGACCCcagcctgtcccaaggagactacgcacacacagacctgaCTCACGTGTACAACTACAGACAACAGGAGAGCCAGA ATTATATAAAGCTTGAACCAGAGTCACCTCCTCAATACACTGAGAGCAGTCTGCCTTTCTCCAAGCTGCATGACGACCCCTCAACTGCTGTCTTGAATATTGAATGCCGTGTGTGTGGGGACAAAGCTTCAGGGTTCCACTATGGAGTTCATGCCTGTGAAGGCTGCAAG GGTTTCTTCCGCCGAACCATCAGATTAAAGCTGGTGTATGACCACTGTGACCTGCACTGCCGCATCCACAAGAAGAGCCGCAACAAGTGCCAGTACTGCCGCTTCCAGAAGTGCCTGATGGTGGGCATGTCACACAATG CCATTCGCTTTGGCCGCATGCCCCAGGCGGAGAAGGAGAAGCTCTTGGCGGAGGTCTCGGCTGACATGGACCACATGCACCCAGAGTCAGCTGACCTGCGGGCCCTGGCCAAGCATTTATATGAGTCCTATCTCAAGTACTTCCCCCTCACCAAAGCCAAGGCCAGGGCTATCCTCTCAGGCAAAAGCAGCGACAGCTCT CCCTTTGTGATCCATGACATGCGCTCCCTTATCGAGGGTGAGCAGTACATCAATAGCCAACAGATCCGGTTCCCTTTGACCGGTCCTCAGCCTGACTTGGGCCTGTTACCTGGAGACACAGTTGATTCAGTGGAGTTGCGCTTCTTTGAACGCTGTCAATCACGATCAGCTGAGGCCGTCCGCGAGGTCACCGAGTTTGCCAAGAGCATCCCGGGCTTCATGGAGCTGGACCTGAATGACCAGGTGACGCTGCTGAAGTACGGAGTCATCGAGGTGCTCATCATCATGATGTCTCCACTCATGAACAAGGACGGCACACTGATTGCCTATGGCCAGATCTTCATGACGCGCGAGTTCGTCAAAAGCTTGCGCAAGCCCTTCTGTCAGATGATGGAGCCCAAGTTTGAGTTCGCCTTGAAGTTCAACACGTTGGAGTTGGACGACAGTGACATGGCACTCTTCCTTGCTGTTGTCATTCTCAGTGGAG ATCGTCCTGGCCTGCTCAACGTCAAGCCTATCGAGGACCTGCAGGAGACTGTGCTCCACTCTCTAGAGCTCCAGCTGAAGATGAACCACCCTGACTCCCTGCAGCTTTTCGCTAAGCTGCTGCAGAAGATGACGGACCTCCGGCAGATGGTGTCTGATCATGTGCAATTGCTTGGAATGATTAAAACGTCAGAAGTGGACATCTGTGTGCACCCACTTCTCCAGGAGATCATGAGAGACTTGTACTAG